A genomic region of Bosea sp. 124 contains the following coding sequences:
- a CDS encoding IS5 family transposase, whose product MWTPATRPQHSRAGLRYETDLTDAEWRLVAPLRPAPKLTGRPLSWPLREIVNAIFYVMRGGVAWQLLPSDLPPKSRAYCWFAAWRDGGVFEALNHALLMINRERSGRSASPSACIIDSQSVKTNEAGGPRGYDAGKKIMGRKRHALVDTDGRGPVLFAHPASVQDRDGAGPLLAASRRPFPFIEKVFADAGYQGPRVATATRIAVEIVRRKPDQICFAVQPRRWVVERFFAWINRNRRLWKDAEATIASATAFLYSAAAMVLIRRIARAS is encoded by the coding sequence ATGTGGACCCCAGCCACTCGCCCTCAGCATAGTCGCGCGGGACTTCGATACGAAACGGATTTGACGGATGCGGAGTGGCGGCTGGTTGCGCCGTTGCGGCCGGCGCCGAAGCTGACGGGCCGGCCACTGTCGTGGCCGCTGCGCGAGATCGTCAACGCAATCTTCTATGTCATGCGCGGCGGCGTCGCCTGGCAGCTTCTGCCGAGCGACCTTCCGCCCAAGAGCAGGGCCTATTGCTGGTTTGCGGCCTGGCGGGACGGGGGCGTGTTCGAGGCGCTCAACCATGCGCTGCTGATGATCAATCGCGAACGCAGCGGTCGGTCGGCCTCGCCCAGCGCCTGCATCATCGACAGCCAGAGCGTGAAAACGAACGAAGCCGGCGGGCCCCGTGGCTACGACGCCGGCAAGAAGATCATGGGTCGCAAGCGCCACGCCCTCGTCGATACCGACGGTCGTGGCCCCGTCCTCTTCGCCCATCCTGCCAGTGTGCAGGATCGCGATGGGGCGGGCCCGCTGCTGGCCGCCTCGCGCCGACCGTTCCCCTTCATCGAGAAGGTCTTCGCGGACGCCGGCTACCAAGGCCCGCGTGTCGCGACCGCAACCCGCATCGCCGTAGAGATCGTCCGTCGCAAGCCCGATCAGATCTGCTTCGCCGTTCAGCCCCGGCGGTGGGTCGTCGAGCGCTTCTTCGCCTGGATCAATCGAAACAGACGGCTCTGGAAGGACGCTGAAGCCACCATCGCCTCCGCGACGGCCTTCCTCTACTCAGCCGCCGCCATGGTCCTCATCCGCCGCATCGCGCGAGCGTCATGA
- the gmd gene encoding GDP-mannose 4,6-dehydratase — protein sequence MDRSGVGKVALVTGVTGQDGAYLSELLLEKGYIVHGIKRRSSSFNSGRIEHLYQDPHEKDPRFILHYGDMTDSTNLIRIVQEVQPDEIYNLAAQSHVQVSFETPEYTSNADATGTLRLLEAIRLLGLTRRTRFYQASTSELYGKVQEIPQSEKTPFYPRSPYAAAKLYAYWIVVNYREAYGMHASNGILFNHESPLRGETFVTRKITRAIAAMHLGYQDKLYLGNLDAKRDWGHAREYVRGMWLMLQQDEPDDYVLATGETTMVRDFVSHGFRQVGIDLAWQGGGVDEKGLNAKTGKVLVEIDPRYFRPTEVELLIGDPTKALTKLGWKHDTKWQQLCEEMVVSDLKVVEQERRRNAE from the coding sequence ATGGACAGGTCTGGGGTTGGTAAGGTTGCACTCGTCACCGGCGTGACGGGGCAGGATGGCGCCTATCTCTCGGAGTTGCTGCTCGAGAAAGGCTACATCGTCCACGGCATCAAGCGCCGCTCCTCTTCCTTCAACTCCGGTCGCATCGAGCATCTTTACCAGGACCCGCACGAGAAGGATCCGCGCTTCATCCTGCACTATGGCGACATGACGGATTCGACCAACCTGATCCGCATCGTCCAGGAGGTTCAGCCCGACGAGATCTACAACCTCGCGGCCCAGAGCCATGTTCAGGTCTCGTTCGAGACGCCGGAATACACCTCCAACGCCGACGCCACTGGCACGCTGCGTCTGCTCGAGGCGATCCGCCTGCTCGGCCTGACCCGGAGGACGCGCTTCTACCAAGCCTCGACCTCGGAACTCTATGGCAAGGTCCAGGAGATCCCGCAAAGCGAGAAGACGCCGTTCTATCCGCGCAGCCCTTATGCTGCGGCTAAGCTCTATGCCTACTGGATCGTGGTGAACTATCGCGAAGCCTATGGCATGCATGCCTCGAACGGCATCCTGTTCAACCATGAGAGCCCGCTGCGTGGCGAGACCTTCGTCACCCGCAAGATCACGCGCGCCATCGCCGCGATGCATCTGGGCTATCAGGACAAGCTCTATCTCGGCAATCTCGACGCCAAGCGCGACTGGGGCCATGCCCGGGAGTATGTCCGCGGCATGTGGCTGATGCTGCAGCAGGACGAGCCCGACGACTACGTCCTGGCGACCGGCGAAACCACCATGGTGCGCGATTTCGTCTCGCATGGCTTCAGACAAGTTGGCATCGATCTCGCCTGGCAGGGCGGGGGCGTCGATGAGAAGGGGCTCAACGCCAAGACCGGGAAGGTTCTGGTCGAAATCGACCCACGCTATTTCCGCCCGACCGAGGTCGAGCTCCTGATCGGTGACCCCACCAAGGCGCTCACCAAGCTCGGCTGGAAACACGACACGAAGTGGCAGCAGCTTTGCGAGGAGATGGTCGTGTCCGACCTGAAGGTCGTCGAGCAGGAGCGCCGCCGCAATGCCGAGTGA
- a CDS encoding ERF family protein, which yields MTRVARSNRVSEAPSPIPPPALSLLSAALARGADGEMLERLIGFHERSQAHEARKAFEKALAAAKAKIPVIAKNRQAMLGRQAYRHEDLAEIVRTITPILTKRGLSYRFRSQSTGALVTVVCVISHRDGHSEENSLSASPDESGEKNSIQAIGSTLTYLQRMTLKAALGLAASDDDDGQAASASAAVSRQQARELLDLIDEVGADKEALLQFFQIKGVTELPAARFRQALTMLNSRRTN from the coding sequence ATGACAAGAGTTGCCCGCAGTAACCGCGTGAGTGAAGCACCCTCACCCATCCCGCCACCCGCGCTAAGCTTGCTAAGCGCGGCTTTAGCACGAGGCGCCGATGGCGAGATGCTAGAGCGCCTAATCGGGTTCCACGAGCGCTCGCAAGCTCATGAGGCGCGAAAGGCCTTCGAAAAGGCCCTCGCTGCAGCCAAAGCCAAGATTCCGGTGATCGCCAAGAACCGCCAGGCGATGCTGGGCCGGCAGGCCTATCGCCATGAGGACCTGGCCGAGATCGTCCGTACGATCACCCCGATCCTGACCAAGCGTGGGCTGTCCTATCGCTTCCGCTCGCAGAGCACAGGCGCGCTTGTCACGGTGGTGTGTGTGATTTCGCATCGCGATGGCCACAGCGAAGAAAACAGCCTTTCGGCCAGCCCGGATGAGAGCGGCGAGAAGAACAGTATCCAGGCGATCGGCTCTACGCTGACTTATCTGCAGCGGATGACCTTGAAGGCGGCGCTGGGCCTTGCCGCCTCCGACGATGATGACGGTCAAGCTGCCAGCGCATCCGCCGCGGTCTCACGCCAGCAGGCACGCGAACTGCTCGACCTGATCGACGAGGTTGGCGCCGACAAGGAGGCGCTGCTGCAGTTTTTCCAGATCAAGGGCGTCACCGAGCTGCCGGCCGCACGGTTTCGCCAGGCGCTCACCATGCTCAACTCCAGGAGGACCAACTGA
- a CDS encoding polysaccharide biosynthesis/export family protein: MMKRLASAAVSLAACTMLAGCSALPAAGPLGFDINGAATSTVNSTEIDRLPYAVVDITPEALRIIPARSQGSFSGRFTDRRPAPTLTVGIGDTISVSIFEASAGGLFIPAEAGSRSGNFIQLPPQEVDRQGNISIPYAGVLPAAGRTVRQVQNLIEERLRNRAIEPQAVVAITDRRSAQVTILGDVGSSRLTLNPLGERILDVIARAGGTKFAGYEMFVALQRGKERATVTFNQLLSSPEDNVYVLPGDTIYVFRQAPTFLVFGATSQQGQIFFEKENLSMSEALAKIGGLVDTRSDPDAVFLYRFEDRKTAEALGVDTTKLGHSQTVPVVYRTKLRDPANMFVASGFQMRDRDIIYVANSQSVDWLKFISFINSNVSFATNVATVPDIGRRTATTRLVTTGGSITSTP; the protein is encoded by the coding sequence ATGATGAAGCGATTGGCTTCCGCTGCTGTCTCCTTGGCAGCCTGCACGATGCTGGCGGGCTGCTCCGCGCTTCCTGCAGCGGGTCCGCTCGGCTTCGACATCAATGGCGCGGCGACGTCGACGGTGAACAGCACCGAGATCGACCGGTTGCCTTACGCGGTTGTCGACATCACGCCGGAGGCACTTCGTATCATTCCGGCGCGGTCGCAGGGCTCGTTCAGCGGTCGCTTCACGGATCGCCGTCCAGCTCCGACCCTGACCGTCGGCATCGGCGACACCATCTCAGTCTCGATCTTCGAAGCATCGGCTGGCGGCCTTTTCATTCCGGCCGAGGCCGGCTCCCGCTCGGGCAACTTCATTCAATTGCCGCCGCAGGAGGTCGACCGCCAGGGCAATATTTCGATACCCTATGCCGGTGTCCTGCCAGCAGCGGGGCGGACGGTACGCCAAGTCCAGAACTTGATCGAGGAAAGGCTCCGCAACCGCGCCATTGAGCCACAAGCTGTTGTCGCAATCACGGACCGTCGATCGGCCCAAGTCACCATTCTTGGCGATGTCGGCTCCTCGCGCCTGACGCTGAACCCGCTCGGCGAGCGCATTCTCGACGTCATCGCCCGCGCTGGCGGCACCAAGTTTGCCGGCTACGAAATGTTCGTCGCCCTGCAGCGGGGCAAGGAACGGGCCACCGTTACCTTCAACCAACTGCTGTCCTCGCCCGAGGACAATGTCTATGTTCTGCCTGGCGATACGATCTATGTGTTCCGTCAGGCTCCGACCTTCCTCGTCTTCGGCGCCACCTCGCAGCAGGGCCAGATCTTCTTTGAAAAGGAGAATCTGAGCATGTCCGAAGCGCTTGCAAAGATCGGCGGCCTGGTCGACACGCGCTCTGATCCAGATGCGGTCTTCCTGTACCGGTTCGAGGACCGTAAAACGGCGGAAGCGCTTGGGGTCGATACCACCAAGCTCGGCCACTCTCAGACGGTTCCTGTCGTGTATCGGACGAAACTGCGCGATCCGGCAAATATGTTCGTCGCCTCTGGGTTCCAGATGCGCGACCGCGACATAATTTATGTTGCCAACTCGCAGTCGGTTGATTGGCTGAAGTTCATCAGCTTCATCAATTCAAACGTCAGCTTCGCAACCAATGTTGCGACCGTGCCTGATATCGGGCGCCGAACAGCGACGACGCGCTTGGTCACGACGGGTGGTTCGATCACCTCCACACCCTGA
- a CDS encoding O-antigen ligase family protein, with translation MVARKNVPRDHGFLGHIRRLGKAMIYGRRGRARSLEFGSIGQDARRSIHLLATGIVLAVVLLAPFPLASVEWRWIALWGILLAASTPFLDYSRISRTQMRVLAVVLAASAVLIGYMLLQTTGIGLLPEHRLFTETRAILNEPVQGYASVTPAQSRLISGGFALAVLAFTASFVAGSNPRTARNFLIAIMLMGILNGCLGAYFFYSDPQQLLWITFDVPKGQPSGTFVSRNHAVTLFASSTAAYFAIALQRVLAAVPRGAMPLKSRLLIMALNNPPQIGLPLMLFIVGLALTFATGSRGGLLALLAGLFTAYLLVLIRVAGLRLGTALAVAGSFLGIGFLSQVGMGAIGERFSEMRLGEDGRAEIYKVMFKMIADSPWTGFGIGSFEFALPQYRPSTISPRMIWDYAHSSPLQLIVELGIPAALLGFAILVGVVLVCIRGALIRKRDSDLPLIGASIGMVGLTHALIDFSLQIPGFMLVYASVLGAAAAQSFRHETHKSPL, from the coding sequence ATGGTGGCGCGCAAAAACGTGCCGCGCGACCATGGTTTTCTTGGCCACATCCGACGACTTGGCAAAGCGATGATATACGGGCGGCGCGGGCGCGCCCGGAGCTTGGAATTCGGAAGCATCGGCCAGGATGCCCGACGGTCCATCCATCTGCTGGCAACCGGAATTGTGCTGGCCGTTGTGCTACTGGCGCCGTTTCCGCTGGCCTCGGTCGAATGGCGTTGGATCGCGCTCTGGGGCATTCTCCTCGCAGCGAGCACGCCGTTCCTCGACTACAGCCGGATCAGCCGAACTCAGATGCGCGTGCTTGCCGTTGTCCTGGCCGCCTCTGCCGTGCTGATCGGGTACATGCTCCTGCAGACGACCGGCATCGGCTTACTGCCGGAGCATCGCCTATTCACAGAAACCCGGGCCATCTTAAACGAGCCCGTCCAAGGCTATGCCTCGGTGACTCCTGCCCAAAGTCGGCTGATCAGTGGTGGCTTCGCGCTGGCGGTGCTCGCCTTCACAGCGAGCTTCGTTGCAGGGTCCAATCCGCGCACGGCCCGAAATTTTCTGATCGCTATCATGCTGATGGGGATACTTAACGGCTGCCTGGGCGCTTATTTCTTCTACTCTGACCCGCAGCAACTGCTGTGGATTACGTTCGATGTACCAAAGGGGCAACCAAGCGGCACTTTCGTGAGCCGCAATCATGCCGTCACGCTTTTCGCCTCGTCGACGGCAGCCTATTTTGCCATCGCGCTGCAGCGGGTGCTTGCTGCGGTTCCGCGCGGGGCTATGCCGCTGAAGAGCCGGCTTTTGATCATGGCGCTGAACAATCCACCTCAGATCGGGTTGCCGCTGATGCTGTTCATCGTCGGCCTCGCACTGACCTTCGCCACGGGATCTCGTGGCGGGCTACTGGCGCTGCTCGCAGGATTGTTCACGGCTTATCTTCTGGTGCTGATCCGCGTCGCGGGACTGAGGCTCGGCACCGCGCTCGCCGTGGCCGGCTCTTTCCTGGGCATCGGCTTCCTTTCGCAGGTCGGCATGGGCGCGATCGGCGAACGCTTCTCCGAGATGCGCTTGGGCGAGGATGGCCGGGCCGAGATCTACAAGGTCATGTTCAAGATGATCGCCGATAGCCCTTGGACGGGTTTCGGCATCGGCAGTTTCGAATTCGCCCTTCCGCAATACCGCCCATCGACAATCAGCCCGCGGATGATCTGGGACTATGCGCATAGCAGCCCACTGCAGCTGATCGTTGAGCTGGGTATCCCCGCCGCGCTGCTCGGCTTCGCCATCCTGGTCGGAGTCGTATTGGTCTGCATCCGCGGTGCTCTCATCCGTAAGCGCGACAGCGACTTGCCGTTGATCGGAGCCAGTATCGGGATGGTCGGACTGACGCATGCCCTCATCGATTTCTCGTTGCAGATCCCTGGTTTCATGCTGGTGTATGCCTCAGTGCTTGGCGCGGCAGCGGCTCAATCTTTTCGACACGAAACGCATAAGAGTCCTCTCTGA
- a CDS encoding ISL3 family transposase, with amino-acid sequence MDQRFRPASLVPTGLIVDGVAIESDLVVVRVRSPVEACRCPDCGAISRRIQSRYWRRAKDLPLGGRRVELQVLVRRFRCDGVFCGRQIFAERFETGVLAARARRTERLDHIVQHLGLALGGRPGASLAARMMLPVSNDTLLRVVRRRAKTPSEPLRVIGIDDFAWRRDHRYGTIVCDLERRWPVVLLPDRETATSEAWLRHQPAVHTVARDRGGGYGEAVARALPEAMQVADRWHLMENASRAFLDAVRKSMRQICRTIGATVVNPALLTAAEKLQYEGYLRREETNAAVLALWQDGMPIKQIVRRTGHHRMTVRRIVRGERGDVFRPRQGSLEAHLPWLDAQWDAGARNASALWRSLRTSGFQGSLRVVLEWATRRRRAERTDAGSLARVPSARTIARLMTVGRDNLTKAETVAIAAIESGVPTLVESRELVADFHAMIKTRQAELLSPWIDRASSSLIASLANGVRRDDAAVRAAIISAWSNGQTEGQITRLKLVKRQMYGRGKIDLLQARLIGAQ; translated from the coding sequence ATGGATCAGCGATTTCGGCCAGCCAGTCTCGTTCCCACGGGATTGATTGTCGACGGTGTTGCGATCGAAAGCGATCTCGTCGTTGTTCGGGTCCGATCTCCCGTAGAGGCGTGCCGATGTCCTGATTGTGGGGCGATCTCGCGACGGATCCAGAGTCGGTACTGGCGACGAGCGAAGGACCTGCCGCTCGGTGGTCGGCGTGTCGAGCTTCAGGTTCTGGTCAGGCGTTTTCGCTGCGACGGCGTCTTTTGTGGCCGCCAGATCTTCGCGGAGCGCTTTGAGACGGGCGTGCTTGCGGCGCGAGCACGCCGGACTGAGCGCCTCGACCATATCGTCCAGCACCTGGGCCTCGCGTTGGGCGGCAGGCCCGGAGCTAGCCTTGCAGCCAGGATGATGCTGCCGGTCAGCAACGACACATTGCTCCGGGTGGTCCGTCGGCGCGCCAAGACTCCAAGCGAACCATTGCGCGTGATCGGCATCGACGACTTTGCCTGGCGGCGCGATCACCGCTACGGCACGATCGTCTGCGATCTTGAGCGCCGTTGGCCGGTGGTCCTGCTGCCTGATCGGGAGACAGCGACGTCGGAAGCCTGGCTCCGGCATCAACCCGCTGTCCACACGGTCGCTCGTGATCGCGGCGGCGGTTATGGGGAAGCCGTGGCGCGGGCTTTGCCAGAGGCGATGCAGGTCGCTGATCGCTGGCACCTCATGGAGAATGCCAGCCGCGCGTTCCTGGACGCGGTGCGCAAATCGATGCGCCAGATTTGTCGGACCATCGGCGCCACCGTGGTGAATCCTGCGCTCCTGACGGCGGCCGAGAAACTACAATATGAAGGCTATCTGCGGCGAGAGGAGACGAATGCAGCCGTTCTCGCACTCTGGCAGGACGGCATGCCGATCAAACAGATTGTGCGGCGGACGGGTCATCACCGCATGACTGTCCGGCGGATCGTCCGTGGTGAGCGCGGCGACGTGTTCCGACCGCGCCAGGGTTCGCTGGAGGCGCACCTGCCTTGGCTCGATGCGCAATGGGATGCCGGCGCTCGCAACGCATCGGCCCTCTGGCGCTCGCTGCGAACGAGCGGCTTCCAAGGAAGCCTCAGGGTCGTTCTGGAATGGGCGACACGCCGCCGGCGCGCGGAGAGAACCGATGCAGGCAGCCTTGCGCGCGTTCCGTCGGCGCGCACTATCGCGCGGTTGATGACCGTCGGTCGCGACAATCTCACAAAGGCCGAAACGGTCGCCATCGCAGCGATCGAAAGCGGAGTGCCGACATTGGTCGAGTCCCGCGAGCTCGTCGCCGACTTCCACGCCATGATCAAAACCAGACAGGCCGAGCTACTGTCGCCCTGGATCGACCGTGCTTCAAGCAGCCTGATCGCTTCGCTGGCGAATGGCGTCAGGCGAGACGACGCGGCCGTCCGCGCGGCGATCATCTCAGCCTGGTCGAACGGCCAGACCGAAGGTCAGATTACCCGACTCAAACTCGTCAAACGACAAATGTACGGCCGAGGAAAGATCGACCTCCTCCAGGCCCGCCTGATCGGTGCCCAATGA
- a CDS encoding GDP-L-fucose synthase: MPSDVSPSEASYDLAGKRIWIAGHRGMVGAALVRRLASEACEIVTAGRSEVDLLRQDQTESWLAKNKPEVVIVAAAKVGGILANDAFPADFLYQNLMIEANIVEASRQAGVGKLLFLGSSCIYPKFAPQPIQEDSLLTGPLEPTNEWYAIAKIAGIKLAQSYRKQYGCDFVSAMPTNLYGPEDNFDLQSSHVMPALLRKAHEARQRGDRAITMWGTGTPRREFLHVDDCADGLVHVLKHYSGFEHVNIGSGEDVTILELTQAVCEVVGFKGEIVRDTSKPDGTPRKLMSADRLRAMGWVPKIGLKEGIAQTYRWFLANRA; encoded by the coding sequence ATGCCGAGTGACGTTTCGCCGAGCGAAGCCAGCTACGATCTCGCCGGCAAACGCATCTGGATCGCCGGCCATCGCGGGATGGTCGGGGCGGCGCTGGTGCGCCGCTTGGCAAGCGAAGCGTGCGAGATCGTCACAGCCGGCCGCAGCGAGGTCGATCTGTTGCGTCAGGACCAGACCGAGAGCTGGCTGGCGAAGAACAAGCCCGAGGTCGTGATCGTGGCGGCCGCCAAGGTCGGCGGCATTCTCGCCAACGACGCTTTTCCGGCCGATTTCCTCTACCAGAACCTGATGATCGAGGCGAACATCGTAGAAGCCTCGCGTCAGGCCGGCGTCGGCAAGCTGCTCTTCCTCGGTTCTAGCTGCATCTATCCGAAATTCGCGCCGCAGCCGATCCAGGAGGATTCGCTCCTGACCGGGCCGCTGGAGCCGACCAACGAATGGTATGCGATCGCTAAGATCGCCGGGATTAAGCTCGCCCAGTCCTACCGCAAGCAATACGGCTGCGACTTCGTCTCGGCGATGCCGACCAACCTCTACGGGCCGGAAGACAATTTCGATCTCCAGTCGAGCCATGTCATGCCGGCGCTGCTGCGCAAGGCGCATGAAGCCAGGCAGCGCGGCGACAGAGCGATCACGATGTGGGGCACGGGCACGCCGCGCCGCGAGTTCCTGCATGTCGACGACTGCGCCGATGGGCTTGTCCATGTGCTCAAGCACTATTCAGGCTTCGAGCACGTCAATATCGGTTCGGGCGAGGACGTGACGATACTCGAGCTGACGCAAGCCGTCTGCGAGGTCGTCGGTTTCAAGGGCGAGATCGTCAGGGACACCAGCAAGCCCGACGGCACGCCGCGCAAGCTGATGAGCGCCGACCGGCTTCGCGCCATGGGCTGGGTGCCGAAGATCGGGCTCAAGGAGGGCATCGCCCAGACCTATCGGTGGTTCCTGGCGAACCGAGCCTGA